The Deltaproteobacteria bacterium genome segment GCGTCGACACCGAGTACCCGCTCTTCCGGTACTTCCGGACGACGCGCCAGATCGAGCTCACGCTCGGCGGCGCGGCGTTGCACCTCGCCCGCCTCGGCGAGCGGATCGCGGCGGGTCGATGATCGGCCGCAACGGACGCCTCCGAGCGTTGACAGCGGCACCGCGGTCGCTGCAAATCTGGCCGTACAGGAGGTTCGCCATGCTCAACCGTCGACTCGCGCTCGTCGTCCCGCTGGTCCTCGTCCTCGCCACACCGGTCGCCGCCTTCGACCTGACCGGCACCTGGACGGGCACCCGCAAGTGCAAGTTCTTCGATGCCGGGGTGAGGTCCAAGGTCGACCGCGAAGGCACGGTCGTGATCACCCAGTCCGCCAACTCCGTCGGGTTCCGGAGCGACATCGGAAGCTCGCACCTCTACCACGGGATCGCCAACTTCGGGACCGAGAAGCCGGACAAGGGCGAGCTCTCGGTACGCCACTGCGACAATCACATGGACGCGGCGCCGTTCGACGCGATCGGACGCTTCACGGTGAGCACCAAGCCCGGCAGGGCGAAGGCGACGATCTCCGGCATCAGCATCGTCGCCAACGACACCGTCCTGAGTCCGAGCCACGGCACCTGCAAGTGGAAGCTCACCCGCACGACGACCTTCGATTCCGGCGGCGTCTCGACGAACTGCGACATCGTGCTGTCACGACGCGCCGCCAAGACGGACGTCGCGTATCTGAGCGAGTCCGAGACGAAGCGGCTCCACGACGAGCTCATGGCCTATCGGCTCGCCACGTATCGCTACGCGTCCCCGAGCACGTCGCCCGGCAGCCATCTCGGCTTCATCATCGACGACGTCGCGCCGAGCCCGGCGATCGCCGCGAGCGGCGATCACGTCGACCTCTACGCGTATACGAGCATGGCGGTCGCGGCGCTGCAGACCCAGGCCCGCGAGATCGAGCGCCTGCGCGCGGCGGTGGCGAAGCTCGAGACACGGAGCGCGGGCAAGCTCCGGACCGGAGCTTCACCCTGAACGAGAACGCGGCGCGCCCGCGTCGTTGACGGAGGTCCGGCGGCGGCTCAGCCGCCGGCCTTCGCGGCCTCGGTCGTCTGGATGACCTCGTGGATCTCGAGCACGCTCGGCCCCGCGAACATCTCGGCCGGCGGCCGGTTACCGTGTGCGATCCGGAACGACTCGCTGTTCGTCCAGTCCCAGAACGCCTGCTCGGATTCCCAGTAGGTCTGCACCAGGTAGTAGCCTTGCTCCTGGCGCTCCTCGATCCGTCCCGTCTGGTGGTCGAAGCGGCGCGTCACCGG includes the following:
- a CDS encoding antibiotic biosynthesis monooxygenase, translating into MFVVTNRIPVTKAFEAEFEERFKKRAHLIDRSPGFVKNLVLRPVTRRFDHQTGRIEERQEQGYYLVQTYWESEQAFWDWTNSESFRIAHGNRPPAEMFAGPSVLEIHEVIQTTEAAKAGG